From one Lycium ferocissimum isolate CSIRO_LF1 chromosome 5, AGI_CSIRO_Lferr_CH_V1, whole genome shotgun sequence genomic stretch:
- the LOC132057338 gene encoding glucomannan 4-beta-mannosyltransferase 1-like, which produces MRNLVFQDPGVRVSTNTTQSLNQAWERIRVPVVVPALHLAMYLCIAMSIMLFLERVYMAIVIAGVKCFGRKRYTKYKLESVKEDLEKNKNYPMVLVQIPMFNEKEVYKLSIGAVCGLSWPSDRLIVQVLDDSTNEVLRTLVDLECRKWIERGINVKYETRNNRNGYKAGALKEGLKKQYVDDCEFVVIFDADFQPDEDFLWRTIPYLLDNPELALVQARWKFVNADECLMTRLQEMSLDYHFSVEQEVGSSTCSFFGFNGTAGVWRIRAVNDAGGWKDRTTVEDMDLAVRASLKGWKFVFVGDLSVKNELPSTFKAYRFQQHRWSCGPANLFRKMVKEIMFCERVSLYKKFHLIYGFFFVRKIIAHWVTFFFYCVVIPATILVPEVHLTKPLAIYLPATITILNAACTPRSFHLLVFWILFENVMSLHRSKATIIGLLEASRVNEWVVTEKLGNMMKQKYSTKASKKPRSRIGERVHVLELLMGMYMLHCAIYNMLFGNDHFFIYLFLQAGAFFIVGIGYVGTFVPS; this is translated from the exons ATGAGAAATCTCGTTTTCCAAGATCCTGGGGTCAGAGTAAGCACCAATACTACTCAAAGTCTAAATCAAGCTTGGGAGCGAATACGAGTTCCAGTAGTGGTGCCTGCTCTACACCTAGCAATGTATTTATGCATAGCGATGTCCATCATGCTCTTTCTTGAGCGTGTTTACATGGCAATAGTTATAGCAGGGGTCAAGTGCTTTGGAAGGAAAAGATATACCAAGTATAAGCTCGAGTCCGTAAAAGAAGAcctagagaaaaataaaaactacCCAATGGTGTTAGTCCAAATTCCCATGTTCAACGAAAAAGAG GTTTACAAGCTCTCAATTGGAGCTGTATGTGGCTTGTCATGGCCATCAGATAGGCTCATAGTGCAGGTTCTTGACGACTCCACCAACGAAGTTTTAAGG ACATTAGTGGACTTGGAATGTCGAAAGTGGATAGAGAGAGGGATAAACGTGAAATACGAAACAAGAAACAACAGGAATGGCTACAAAGCCGGTGCTCTCAAGGAGGGTCTAAAGAAGCAGTATGTTGATGACTGTGAGTTTGTTGTGATCTTTGATGCAGACTTTCAGCCTGATGAAGACTTTCTTTGGAGGACCATACCATATCTTCTCGACAACCCAGAACTGGCTCTGGTTCAAGCCAGATGGAAATTTG TCAATGCAGATGAATGTCTGATGACTAGACTTCAAGAAATGTCACTGGACTATCATTTCAGTGTTGAGCAAGAAGTTGGCTCGTCAACATGTTCTTTCTTTGGGTTCAATG GGACTGCTGGCGTGTGGAGAATTCGAGCAGTGAATGATGCTGGTGGATGGAAAGACAGGACCACAGTAGAGGACATGGATCTTGCAGTCAGGGCTAGCCTTAAGGGTTGGAAATTTGTGTTTGTGGGCGACTTATCT GTCAAGAACGAACTCCCAAGTACCTTCAAGGCTTATAGATTTCAGCAGCACCGCTGGTCATGTGGCCCAGCTAACCTCTTTCGCAAGATGGTGAAAGAAATCATGTTTTGCGAG CGTGTATCACTCTATAAGAAGTTTCATCTCATCTACGGCTTCTTCTTTGTGAGGAAGATTATCGCACACTGggttacttttttcttttactgTGTCGTCATCCCTGCAACTATCTTGGTGCCTGAAGTCCATCTTACAAAGCCTCTAGCTATATATCTTCCAGCAACTATTACCATTCTTAATGCTGCTTGCACACCAAG ATCTTTCCATCTTCTTGTATTCTGGATCCTATTCGAGAACGTCATGTCTCTCCATCGATCTAAGGCAACAATAATAGGACTCTTAGAAGCCAGCCGAGTAAATGAATGGGTTGTAACTGAGAAGCTGGGGAACATGATGAAGCAAAAGTACAGTACCAAGGCATCAAAGAAACCAAGATCGAGGATAGGTGAAAG GGTTCACGTCTTAGAGCTGCTAATGGGAATGTATATGCTACACTGTGCTATATACAACATGCTATTTGGAAATGATCACTTTTTCATATACCTATTCCTGCAAGCAGGAGCTTTCTTCATTGTTGGAATTGGCTATGTTGGAACATTTGTCCCCAGTTAG